The following proteins come from a genomic window of Microbacterium sp. JZ31:
- the nadA gene encoding quinolinate synthase NadA, which translates to MPASPVLPLRRPLDPSVDRGIQAIASGVGPGTACTTELAAAPWTFDSAPGYGPGASMGDVIPTGSPVQGALPAAYRDASEDELHDRIRAAKAALGGRVVVLGHFYQRDEVVRHADYVGDSFQLAKAAQAHPEAEAIVFCGVHFMAETADLLSGPDQAVILPNLAAGCSMADMADIDQVEECWEQLEELYGPLDETDAEGLVPVVPVTYMNSSAAIKGFVGRHGGIVCTSSNARTVLEWAFARGRRVLFFPDQHLGRNTAKAMGVPLEAMPMWNPHRPLGGSTERDLHDARVILWHGFCSVHRRFTVDQIDKARADHPGVRVIVHPECPMPVVDAADEAGSTDVIRRAIEGATEPATFAIGTEINLVQRLAAQHPQHTIFCLDPVVCPCSTMYRIHPGYLAWTLEELAAGRVVNRITVPGSVAQPARVALDRMLACVPQAYARAV; encoded by the coding sequence ATGCCCGCCTCTCCCGTGCTCCCCCTCCGTCGGCCGCTCGACCCCTCGGTCGACCGTGGCATCCAGGCGATCGCCTCGGGCGTCGGACCCGGTACCGCGTGCACGACCGAGCTCGCCGCCGCGCCCTGGACGTTCGACAGCGCCCCCGGCTACGGCCCCGGCGCGTCGATGGGCGACGTGATCCCGACCGGCTCGCCCGTTCAGGGCGCCCTGCCTGCCGCGTACCGCGACGCGTCCGAGGACGAGCTGCACGACCGCATCCGCGCGGCGAAGGCGGCCCTGGGCGGGCGGGTCGTGGTCCTCGGGCACTTCTACCAGCGCGACGAGGTCGTCCGTCACGCCGACTACGTGGGCGACTCGTTCCAGCTCGCCAAGGCCGCGCAGGCGCATCCGGAGGCCGAGGCGATCGTCTTCTGCGGCGTGCACTTCATGGCCGAGACGGCCGACCTGCTCTCGGGGCCCGATCAGGCGGTCATCCTGCCGAACCTTGCGGCGGGCTGCTCCATGGCGGACATGGCCGACATCGACCAGGTCGAGGAGTGCTGGGAGCAGCTCGAGGAGCTGTACGGGCCACTCGACGAGACGGATGCCGAGGGCCTCGTTCCCGTCGTCCCGGTGACCTACATGAACTCCTCGGCGGCGATCAAGGGCTTCGTCGGGCGGCACGGCGGCATCGTGTGCACGTCGTCGAACGCGCGCACGGTGCTGGAGTGGGCCTTCGCGCGCGGCCGCCGCGTGCTGTTCTTCCCCGACCAGCACCTGGGCCGCAACACGGCCAAGGCCATGGGCGTGCCGCTCGAGGCGATGCCGATGTGGAATCCGCACCGTCCGCTCGGCGGATCGACCGAGCGCGACCTGCATGACGCGCGCGTGATCCTGTGGCACGGGTTCTGCTCGGTGCACCGCCGCTTCACGGTCGACCAGATCGACAAGGCCCGCGCCGATCACCCGGGCGTGCGCGTGATCGTGCACCCCGAGTGCCCCATGCCGGTCGTGGACGCGGCCGACGAAGCCGGCTCCACCGACGTCATCCGGCGCGCGATCGAGGGCGCGACCGAACCCGCGACCTTCGCGATCGGCACGGAGATCAACCTCGTGCAGCGCCTCGCGGCGCAGCACCCGCAGCACACGATCTTCTGCCTCGATCCCGTCGTGTGCCCGTGCTCGACCATGTACCGCATCCATCCCGGCTACCTCGCGTGGACCCTGGAGGAGCTCGCCGCCGGACGCGTCGTGAACCGGATCACCGTGCCCGGCTCGGTCGCGCAGCCCGCGCGCGTCGCGCTGGACCGCATGCTCGCGTGCGTGCCGCAGGCATACGCTCGGGCGGTGTGA
- a CDS encoding MFS transporter has protein sequence MSTDLASPDTDTRSTPAMRPAQVLQAISGLMAAMFVVLISSTVVATPMPQIMADLGGTNTEYTWVLVAAFLTMTVTTPVWGKLSDIFNRKALLQIALAIFTLATVAAGFAGYIGGDSHDGGASWLIGWRFVQAVGTGGLMALGQVVIADIISPRERGKYMGIMGAVMAVGQIAGPLLGGVIADTWGWEWCFFVCVPIAVVAFVMMQATLHVTARPRPVRVDFLGIGFVVASIGLFLIWILFGGKPADGGFEWNSALSFLIAGAGVFFAAAAIVIEFRAKASEPAAPGQPRPVKIDLVGAAFIVSGISLILIWISLGGKPDAGGFAWDSPASLTMVGVGALLTVGAIVTQFVVAEPIIPLRLFAQRTFALASVASVSVGVTMFGTSVFLAQYLQYARGFTPTDAGLATIPMVIGSMAGAIGVGQAISRTGKWKIFVILGAVVLTAGLAGMSTIHYDTNIWAVWGYMFLLGLGSGVLMQNLVLVTQNSLPPTMLGSGSGAITFFRSLGGTVGVTVLGSILGTQVGDKIKTGLEELVAKIDPTLGVPQLLADNPDCADSLQQMQSGSLPDIAALCEPVRTVVESGYGDSIAHLFLLVVPLAIVTLICTIFLPNKPLSRKTAAQQIEEELGAELSALEPAERGGAGFRELVETGRITLPGEQPTRRSRRRDGE, from the coding sequence ATGTCAACCGATCTTGCGAGCCCAGACACCGATACGAGATCCACGCCCGCGATGCGTCCGGCGCAGGTGCTGCAGGCCATCTCCGGCCTGATGGCGGCGATGTTCGTCGTGCTGATCTCGTCGACGGTCGTCGCCACGCCCATGCCGCAGATCATGGCCGACCTCGGCGGCACCAACACGGAGTACACGTGGGTGCTCGTCGCCGCGTTCCTCACCATGACGGTCACGACCCCCGTGTGGGGCAAGCTGTCCGACATCTTCAATCGCAAGGCGCTGCTGCAGATCGCGCTGGCGATCTTCACGCTCGCCACCGTCGCCGCGGGCTTCGCGGGCTACATCGGCGGCGACAGCCACGACGGTGGCGCGTCCTGGCTCATCGGCTGGCGCTTCGTGCAGGCGGTCGGCACCGGCGGTCTCATGGCCCTCGGTCAGGTGGTCATCGCCGACATCATCTCGCCGCGCGAGCGCGGCAAGTACATGGGCATCATGGGCGCTGTCATGGCGGTCGGCCAGATCGCCGGCCCGCTCCTCGGCGGCGTGATCGCCGACACGTGGGGATGGGAGTGGTGCTTCTTCGTCTGTGTGCCGATCGCCGTCGTGGCGTTCGTCATGATGCAGGCGACCCTGCACGTCACCGCACGCCCGCGTCCCGTGCGCGTCGACTTCCTCGGCATCGGCTTCGTCGTGGCCAGCATCGGCCTGTTCCTGATCTGGATCCTCTTCGGGGGCAAGCCCGCCGACGGCGGCTTCGAGTGGAACTCGGCCCTGAGCTTCCTGATCGCCGGTGCGGGCGTGTTCTTCGCTGCCGCGGCGATCGTCATCGAGTTCCGCGCCAAGGCGTCCGAGCCGGCCGCGCCCGGCCAGCCTCGCCCGGTCAAGATCGACCTCGTGGGCGCCGCGTTCATCGTGTCCGGGATCTCGCTGATCCTGATCTGGATCAGCCTGGGGGGCAAGCCCGACGCCGGCGGCTTCGCATGGGACTCGCCCGCCAGCCTCACGATGGTCGGCGTGGGCGCGCTGCTCACGGTCGGCGCCATCGTCACCCAGTTCGTCGTGGCCGAGCCGATCATCCCGCTGCGCCTGTTCGCGCAGCGCACGTTCGCCCTCGCGTCGGTCGCCTCGGTCTCGGTCGGCGTGACGATGTTCGGCACCTCGGTCTTCCTCGCGCAGTACCTGCAGTACGCGCGCGGCTTCACCCCCACGGACGCGGGGCTCGCCACGATCCCGATGGTGATCGGCTCGATGGCCGGCGCGATCGGCGTGGGCCAGGCGATCTCCCGCACGGGCAAGTGGAAGATCTTCGTCATCCTCGGCGCCGTCGTCCTGACCGCCGGTCTGGCGGGGATGTCCACCATCCACTACGACACGAACATCTGGGCGGTGTGGGGCTACATGTTCCTGCTGGGCCTGGGCTCGGGCGTGCTGATGCAGAACCTCGTGCTCGTCACCCAGAACTCGCTGCCGCCGACGATGCTCGGCTCGGGCAGCGGCGCGATCACGTTCTTCCGCAGCCTCGGCGGCACGGTCGGCGTGACGGTGCTCGGATCCATCCTGGGCACGCAGGTGGGCGACAAGATCAAGACGGGCCTCGAGGAGCTGGTGGCGAAGATCGACCCCACACTCGGCGTCCCGCAGCTGCTCGCGGACAACCCCGACTGCGCCGACAGCCTCCAGCAGATGCAGTCCGGCAGCCTCCCCGACATCGCCGCCCTGTGCGAGCCCGTCCGCACGGTCGTGGAGAGCGGATACGGCGACTCGATCGCGCACCTGTTCCTTCTCGTGGTGCCGCTCGCGATCGTGACGCTGATCTGCACGATCTTCCTGCCGAACAAGCCCCTGTCGCGCAAGACCGCGGCGCAGCAGATCGAGGAGGAGCTGGGCGCCGAGCTCTCGGCGCTCGAGCCCGCCGAGCGGGGTGGCGCGGGCTTCCGCGAGCTCGTCGAGACCGGCCGGATCACGCTGCCGGGCGAGCAGCCGACGCGCCGCAGCCGGCGCCGCGACGGCGAGTGA
- a CDS encoding MarR family winged helix-turn-helix transcriptional regulator: MQGESIDELEAAFAALGPLIKEWRSSVASEFDPEMRPGTWMVLRTVLHAARSQGEPLTVSDIIAETQIDKSVVSRHLRDLKENGFVTLHRSEADARVFVVEPTEAARDREAAIKRIARSRYRLLFGDWEERDISELTRLLNRLAQSTHRLR, encoded by the coding sequence ATGCAGGGAGAGTCCATCGACGAGCTCGAGGCGGCCTTCGCGGCGCTCGGGCCGCTGATCAAGGAGTGGCGCAGCTCGGTCGCGTCCGAGTTCGACCCGGAGATGCGGCCGGGCACCTGGATGGTGCTGCGCACCGTGCTGCACGCGGCCCGCTCCCAGGGCGAGCCGCTGACGGTGTCGGACATCATCGCCGAGACGCAGATCGACAAGTCGGTCGTGTCCCGTCACCTGCGCGACCTGAAGGAGAACGGCTTCGTCACCCTGCATCGCTCGGAGGCGGATGCGCGCGTGTTCGTCGTCGAGCCGACGGAGGCCGCGCGCGACCGGGAGGCCGCGATCAAGCGCATCGCCCGCTCGCGCTACCGCCTGCTGTTCGGCGACTGGGAGGAGCGGGACATCTCCGAGCTGACGCGACTGCTCAACCGGCTCGCGCAGTCGACGCACCGGCTGCGCTGA
- a CDS encoding NUDIX hydrolase: MSTVIFSLRPDPESDRLMLPLVRRTREPHKSMWALPGGWLGAAEGLADAAARTLAETTALTPSYLEQLYTFGDVDRSPTRVVSVVYWALLRSDLVDAQRAVAGAPENVEWFDVDDLPPLAFDHNRIAEYALWRLRNKVGYSRIAAGLLPDRFTLTELREVYESVLGRRLDPSNFRRLLEGSEALVPTESFRTGKHRPARLYRYNAEADAS; encoded by the coding sequence GTGTCGACCGTGATCTTCTCGCTGCGCCCGGACCCGGAGTCAGACCGGCTGATGCTGCCGCTCGTCCGGCGCACGCGCGAGCCGCACAAGAGCATGTGGGCGCTCCCCGGCGGCTGGCTGGGAGCCGCGGAGGGCCTCGCCGACGCCGCCGCGCGCACGCTCGCCGAGACCACGGCGCTCACGCCCAGCTACCTCGAGCAGCTGTACACGTTCGGCGACGTCGACCGGTCGCCCACGCGCGTGGTGTCCGTCGTGTACTGGGCGCTGCTGCGCTCCGATCTCGTCGACGCGCAACGCGCCGTGGCGGGCGCCCCCGAGAACGTGGAGTGGTTCGACGTCGACGACCTGCCGCCGCTCGCATTCGACCACAACCGCATCGCGGAGTACGCCCTGTGGCGCCTGCGCAACAAGGTCGGATACAGCCGCATCGCGGCGGGCCTCCTCCCCGACCGCTTCACGCTCACCGAGCTGCGCGAGGTGTACGAGTCCGTGCTCGGCCGCCGCCTGGATCCGTCGAACTTCCGTCGCCTGCTGGAGGGCTCGGAGGCGCTGGTGCCGACGGAGTCGTTCCGCACGGGCAAGCACCGCCCCGCGCGCCTGTACCGCTACAACGCCGAGGCCGACGCATCCTGA